A single window of Oerskovia paurometabola DNA harbors:
- a CDS encoding EboA domain-containing protein: protein MTVPDLTDAPGRPTTAGDPDALVGLLSDEQAAWLAAACGEVAADPGSAVGHLARAGRAVGRTPLDPGADPAGVLHGTLDDAARARLVVALAGALPADGESLATRLTETYQRGDTPERRGVLRGLDALTLAGKPSGTLPPAVVRAGTTLAADALRANDQSLVAAAVGPFAAAHLDDHAWRHAVLKLVFMGVSLDAVAGLDERADDELARMARDFAAERRAAGRVVPDDVARIVPELTPAPPTSLANHSKDA from the coding sequence ATGACCGTCCCCGACCTGACCGACGCACCGGGCCGCCCGACCACCGCGGGCGACCCCGACGCCCTCGTGGGCCTGCTCTCCGACGAGCAGGCCGCCTGGCTGGCCGCGGCGTGCGGCGAGGTGGCCGCGGACCCGGGCTCCGCCGTCGGGCACCTGGCGCGGGCCGGGCGGGCCGTGGGACGCACGCCCCTGGACCCGGGCGCGGACCCCGCCGGGGTCCTGCACGGGACGCTCGACGACGCCGCGCGCGCCCGCCTCGTCGTGGCGCTCGCGGGCGCCCTGCCCGCCGACGGCGAGTCCCTCGCGACGCGCCTGACCGAGACCTACCAGCGCGGGGACACGCCCGAGCGGCGGGGCGTACTGCGCGGGCTCGACGCGCTGACGCTCGCCGGGAAGCCCAGCGGCACCCTGCCGCCCGCCGTGGTCCGTGCCGGGACCACGCTCGCGGCCGACGCGCTGCGGGCCAACGACCAGAGCCTCGTGGCGGCGGCCGTCGGACCCTTCGCGGCTGCGCACCTCGACGACCACGCGTGGCGCCACGCCGTCCTCAAGCTCGTGTTCATGGGCGTGAGCCTCGACGCGGTCGCCGGGCTCGACGAGCGCGCCGACGACGAGCTCGCGCGCATGGCCCGCGACTTCGCGGCCGAGCGCCGGGCGGCGGGGCGCGTCGTGCCCGACGACGTCGCGCGCATCGTGCCCGAGCTCACCCCCGCACCCCCGACCTCTCTCGCGAACCACAGCAAGGACGCCTGA
- a CDS encoding sugar phosphate isomerase/epimerase family protein, protein MPFTLGYGTNGFTDHPLDVTLDVLAHEGYGAVALTLGHPHLDPFADDTDAQVARLRGRLDDLGMRVVVETGTRFLLDPFRKHHPTFLDPDEALADLRVRFLCRAVEVAAGLRAECVSFFSGVLPAGTTAEQGWDRLLARVPRVVAHARDHGVRLALEPEPGMLVETVADALRLRADAGSPDELGLTVDLGHCVVVEPGGVRGALLAAAPHLLNVQVDDMRHTAHEHLPFGEGELDLPLALGTLGEIGYTGVAAVELPRHSYDAPGLAHRSMAAMTDAWVVRHHTTTGSASTPQEALR, encoded by the coding sequence ATGCCGTTCACCCTCGGCTACGGCACCAACGGCTTCACCGACCACCCGCTCGACGTGACCCTCGACGTCCTCGCGCACGAGGGGTACGGCGCCGTGGCCCTGACGCTCGGGCACCCGCACCTGGACCCCTTCGCCGACGACACCGACGCGCAGGTCGCCCGCCTGCGCGGTCGTCTCGACGACCTGGGGATGCGCGTGGTCGTCGAGACGGGCACGCGCTTCCTGCTCGACCCGTTCCGCAAGCACCACCCGACGTTCCTCGACCCCGACGAGGCGCTCGCCGACCTGCGGGTCCGCTTCCTGTGCCGCGCGGTCGAGGTCGCGGCGGGCCTGCGTGCCGAGTGCGTGTCCTTCTTCTCAGGCGTCCTGCCCGCGGGCACGACGGCGGAGCAGGGGTGGGACCGTCTGCTCGCCCGGGTGCCGCGCGTCGTGGCTCACGCCCGGGACCACGGGGTCCGGCTCGCGCTCGAGCCCGAGCCGGGGATGCTCGTCGAGACGGTCGCCGACGCACTGCGGCTGCGTGCGGACGCCGGGTCGCCCGACGAGCTGGGTCTGACGGTGGACCTGGGGCACTGCGTGGTCGTCGAGCCCGGCGGGGTGCGCGGCGCGCTGCTCGCCGCGGCGCCGCACCTGCTGAACGTGCAGGTCGACGACATGCGGCACACCGCGCACGAGCACCTGCCGTTCGGGGAGGGCGAGCTCGACCTTCCCCTGGCCCTGGGCACGCTCGGCGAGATCGGCTACACGGGCGTCGCGGCGGTCGAGCTGCCCCGCCACTCGTACGACGCCCCCGGGCTCGCGCACCGCAGCATGGCCGCGATGACCGACGCCTGGGTCGTCCGGCACCACACCACGACAGGTTCCGCATCCACACCCCAGGAGGCACTCCGATGA
- a CDS encoding SCO3242 family prenyltransferase, which produces MTLRDYLDLVRAPAVLSVVGDTLAGAAAGGRLGSARSSAGAGADVRPWRLALLPLSSACLYAGGMALNDYADRELDAVERPERPLPSGRVSPERALGVASGLTVAGLALAGAGGGRRSFVLAVPLAASVWTYDLVAKNHVTGPVVMAACRGLDVLMGAGRGRVRAALPAAAALTVHTAGVTVLSRGEVHGTTPLVAAAVATGTTGVAGAVAVGALRSLRSGPTAPLTSAPPSVRSSGGQVDALGRARAVVPALAALASAGVYVASCLPQQAATVGSPDATNAFAATKAGIRSMVPLQASLAARGGSLGSVAVLAGVELAGRVLRARGRRRVSPHPGLSES; this is translated from the coding sequence GTGACGTTGCGCGACTACCTCGACCTGGTCAGGGCGCCGGCGGTCCTGTCGGTCGTGGGGGACACCCTTGCGGGCGCGGCCGCGGGCGGCCGGCTCGGCTCGGCGCGCAGCTCCGCCGGGGCCGGGGCCGACGTGCGCCCGTGGCGCCTCGCGCTCCTGCCGCTCTCGTCGGCGTGCCTGTACGCGGGCGGCATGGCCCTCAACGACTACGCGGACCGTGAGCTCGACGCGGTCGAGCGGCCCGAGCGACCGCTGCCCTCGGGCCGGGTCTCGCCCGAGCGGGCCCTGGGTGTGGCGTCGGGCCTCACGGTCGCGGGTCTCGCGCTCGCGGGTGCTGGGGGAGGGCGACGCTCGTTCGTCCTCGCGGTGCCGCTCGCGGCGAGCGTGTGGACGTACGACCTGGTCGCGAAGAACCACGTGACCGGGCCCGTCGTCATGGCGGCGTGCCGCGGCCTCGACGTGCTCATGGGCGCGGGCCGGGGTCGCGTGCGTGCGGCGCTCCCGGCCGCGGCGGCCCTCACCGTGCACACGGCCGGGGTCACCGTGCTCTCGCGGGGCGAGGTCCACGGCACGACGCCGCTCGTCGCGGCCGCGGTCGCGACGGGCACGACGGGCGTCGCGGGGGCCGTGGCCGTGGGTGCGCTGCGCTCGCTGCGCAGTGGCCCGACGGCGCCGCTCACCTCTGCGCCGCCGTCGGTCCGGTCGTCGGGCGGGCAGGTCGACGCGCTCGGCCGGGCACGCGCCGTCGTCCCCGCGCTGGCCGCGCTCGCCTCTGCGGGGGTGTACGTGGCCTCGTGCCTGCCGCAGCAGGCCGCCACGGTCGGCTCTCCCGACGCGACGAACGCGTTCGCGGCGACCAAGGCCGGCATCCGGTCGATGGTCCCGCTCCAGGCCTCGCTCGCGGCACGCGGCGGGAGCCTGGGCTCGGTCGCGGTCCTCGCGGGAGTCGAGCTCGCCGGGCGCGTGCTGCGCGCCCGGGGGCGGCGTCGCGTGAGCCCGCACCCCGGTCTGAGCGAGTCATGA
- a CDS encoding inositol-3-phosphate synthase, which produces MHLSPHQPTWNHGRTGIWFVGARGSVATTATLGLAAIASGLSTPTGCVTAQPPLDAVALPAFTDLVVGGHDISDTPLGKRAEMLVEAGMIPYRLLEAVRPQLDAADAEIRPGYDPAHRTGSQASAAEGLAADLTSFRERHGLARVVVIDLASTEPLPAPAPELDDLDLLRAALEDPERDVLPASSVTAYAALLAGAPYAGFTPSASMNLPALHALAAERGVPFAGQDGKTGQTWLRSVLAPALASRGLRVLSWAGSNLLGGGDGATLADPHAVQSKLVSKNRGLQDLTGTTVTPLHIDNVPDLGDIKVAWDHVHVEGFLGSRLTLQTTWSAYDSMLAAPLVLDLARLLALADAAGLSGPVPEMGFFFKDPWGSDVHAFAEQSRELGVWAHRTSAQADQARAEVGEP; this is translated from the coding sequence ATGCACCTTTCACCCCACCAGCCCACCTGGAACCACGGCCGCACCGGCATCTGGTTCGTCGGGGCACGAGGATCCGTCGCGACGACCGCCACGCTCGGCCTGGCCGCGATCGCCTCGGGGCTGAGCACCCCCACCGGGTGCGTCACCGCGCAGCCCCCGCTCGACGCCGTCGCCCTCCCGGCGTTCACGGACCTCGTCGTCGGCGGGCACGACATCAGCGACACCCCGCTCGGCAAGCGCGCCGAGATGCTCGTCGAGGCAGGCATGATCCCGTACCGCCTCCTGGAGGCGGTACGCCCCCAGCTCGACGCGGCCGACGCGGAGATCCGGCCCGGCTACGACCCCGCGCACCGCACGGGCTCCCAGGCGTCGGCGGCCGAGGGCCTCGCGGCGGACCTCACGTCCTTCCGCGAGCGCCACGGCCTGGCCCGCGTCGTCGTGATCGACCTCGCCTCGACCGAGCCCCTGCCCGCCCCGGCCCCCGAGCTCGACGACCTGGACCTGCTGCGCGCGGCGCTCGAGGACCCCGAGCGCGACGTCCTGCCCGCGAGCTCGGTCACCGCGTACGCGGCGCTCCTCGCCGGGGCGCCGTACGCGGGCTTCACGCCGTCGGCGAGCATGAACCTGCCCGCGCTGCACGCGCTCGCGGCCGAGCGCGGCGTCCCGTTCGCCGGGCAGGACGGCAAGACCGGCCAGACGTGGTTGCGCTCGGTCCTGGCGCCCGCGCTGGCGTCGCGCGGGCTGCGCGTCCTGTCCTGGGCCGGCTCGAACCTCCTGGGTGGCGGAGACGGTGCGACGCTCGCGGACCCCCATGCGGTCCAGAGCAAGCTCGTCTCGAAGAACCGCGGCCTGCAGGACCTGACAGGGACCACGGTGACCCCGCTCCACATCGACAACGTCCCCGACCTGGGCGACATCAAGGTCGCGTGGGACCACGTCCACGTCGAGGGATTCCTGGGGTCCCGCCTGACGCTGCAGACCACGTGGAGCGCGTACGACTCGATGCTCGCCGCCCCGCTCGTGCTGGACCTGGCCCGTCTGCTGGCGCTCGCGGACGCCGCTGGCCTGTCCGGGCCGGTCCCGGAGATGGGTTTCTTCTTCAAGGACCCGTGGGGTTCGGACGTGCACGCGTTCGCGGAGCAGTCGCGCGAGCTGGGGGTGTGGGCGCACCGGACGAGCGCTCAGGCGGACCAGGCGCGCGCGGAGGTCGGCGAGCCGTGA
- a CDS encoding RNA polymerase sigma factor codes for MTPPTRDDAWFEALFTAHTTAVYRYFRRRLPAGAGGAAPDTEDLTAEVFATAWRRREDVPEGAELPWLYRTAGFVLANHRRKMRPVLVADVPEEADDVDPQSLALSDDHVRRVLGVLAPRDRRILLLNAWDGVTGDQLAQVLGVSRGGADAALSRARSRLRDAWAAQARAGDTGEVPVAQVRARAAAQPAQPSRPVQDSER; via the coding sequence GTGACGCCCCCGACTCGCGACGACGCCTGGTTCGAGGCGCTCTTCACCGCGCACACGACTGCCGTCTACCGCTACTTCCGGCGCAGGCTCCCCGCGGGCGCGGGAGGCGCGGCCCCCGACACCGAGGACCTCACCGCGGAGGTCTTCGCGACGGCCTGGCGGCGCCGGGAGGACGTCCCCGAGGGGGCCGAGCTGCCCTGGCTCTACCGCACGGCCGGCTTCGTCCTCGCCAACCACCGCCGCAAGATGCGCCCGGTCCTCGTGGCCGACGTCCCCGAGGAGGCCGACGACGTCGACCCGCAGTCGCTCGCGCTGAGCGACGACCACGTGCGCCGCGTGCTCGGGGTGCTCGCCCCGCGCGACCGGCGCATCCTGCTCCTCAACGCCTGGGACGGTGTCACGGGGGACCAGCTCGCACAGGTGCTGGGCGTGAGCCGCGGTGGCGCGGACGCGGCGCTGTCGCGTGCCCGCTCCCGACTGCGGGACGCCTGGGCCGCCCAGGCGCGTGCCGGCGACACGGGCGAGGTGCCCGTCGCCCAGGTCCGGGCCCGCGCCGCCGCACAGCCCGCACAGCCGTCGCGTCCCGTGCAAGACAGCGAGCGGTGA
- a CDS encoding DUF4012 domain-containing protein: MSATDDAGPTTPTTSRRPRRKGRRAGWVVLVLFLLLVALLVCAGLLVRDALAARSSLTDAIDRLPAVEEALRAGDGAAAEAALAEVQPLTADARSHTDGPLWWVAGRLPFVGADVSAFSTAAWAVDEITQDVLPPLTQAAALVSEGGIQVQGGVVDLAPLTAAAPAVAEAADTMSTVVGRVGDIDVSALQDVLAGPVADLQDKVWTLDGLVATADRATTLLPAMLGADGPRTYLVMALNSAELRSPGGIPGSFAVIGTDAGRITLLDQASTQDVGPFPEGISPLDPADEELFGPNMAVYVQDTVYTPDFPTAAPLAAAMWEASKGQTVDGVLTLDPVALSYLLEATGPIDVAGATIDAGNAVDVLLSDAYAELEPGPETDMFFAAVAAQVLTTALSGDTDPQSLLGAVQRATSEHRALVWSSHEDEQARIADTVVSGDISSSERAADAVGVFFNDATAGKMSYYLDSSVQHVTSECTASGRADTFRVDLTSTAPADAATDLPWYVTGGGISGTPPGNVRTDLFLYPPRGGSILNVTADGTLVGSAVVENQGRAVATLPREIAPGQSTSVTFTVATTDGGGSSDTRSLDLWSTPTVDQPGLATIEVPACG, from the coding sequence ATGAGCGCCACCGACGACGCAGGCCCGACGACGCCCACGACCTCTCGCCGCCCGCGTCGCAAGGGGCGCCGGGCCGGGTGGGTCGTCCTGGTGCTGTTCCTGCTCCTGGTCGCGCTGCTCGTGTGCGCGGGTCTCCTGGTGCGCGACGCGCTCGCCGCCCGTTCGTCGTTGACCGACGCGATCGACCGGCTGCCCGCGGTCGAGGAGGCGCTGCGCGCGGGGGACGGGGCCGCCGCAGAGGCCGCGTTGGCCGAGGTCCAGCCCCTCACGGCCGACGCCCGCAGCCACACCGACGGCCCCCTGTGGTGGGTCGCCGGCCGGCTGCCGTTCGTCGGTGCCGACGTGAGCGCGTTCTCGACCGCGGCGTGGGCGGTCGACGAGATCACGCAGGACGTCCTGCCGCCCCTCACGCAGGCCGCGGCGCTCGTCTCGGAGGGCGGGATCCAGGTCCAGGGCGGGGTGGTCGACCTCGCCCCCCTCACCGCTGCCGCCCCCGCGGTCGCCGAGGCCGCCGACACCATGTCGACCGTCGTCGGGCGGGTCGGCGACATCGACGTGTCCGCGCTGCAGGACGTGCTCGCGGGTCCGGTCGCCGACCTCCAGGACAAGGTCTGGACGCTCGACGGGCTCGTGGCGACCGCGGACCGCGCGACGACGCTCCTGCCCGCGATGCTCGGGGCCGACGGGCCTCGGACGTACCTGGTCATGGCGCTCAACAGCGCCGAGCTCCGCTCTCCCGGCGGCATCCCCGGGTCGTTCGCCGTGATCGGCACGGACGCCGGGCGCATCACGCTGCTCGACCAGGCCTCGACGCAGGACGTGGGCCCGTTCCCGGAGGGCATCAGCCCCCTGGACCCGGCCGACGAGGAGCTCTTCGGACCGAACATGGCCGTCTACGTCCAGGACACGGTCTACACGCCCGACTTCCCCACGGCGGCCCCGCTGGCCGCAGCGATGTGGGAGGCCTCGAAGGGGCAGACCGTCGACGGGGTCCTGACCCTCGACCCCGTCGCGCTCTCCTACCTGCTGGAGGCCACCGGTCCGATCGACGTCGCGGGCGCCACCATCGACGCCGGGAACGCCGTGGACGTCCTGCTCTCCGACGCGTACGCGGAGCTCGAGCCCGGCCCCGAGACGGACATGTTCTTCGCCGCGGTGGCCGCGCAGGTCCTCACCACGGCGCTCTCGGGCGACACGGACCCGCAGAGCCTGCTCGGCGCGGTCCAGCGCGCGACGAGCGAGCACCGGGCGCTCGTGTGGTCGAGCCACGAGGACGAGCAGGCCCGGATCGCCGACACCGTGGTCTCGGGGGACATCTCGTCGTCCGAGCGCGCGGCGGACGCCGTCGGCGTCTTCTTCAACGACGCGACCGCGGGGAAGATGAGCTATTACCTCGACTCGAGCGTGCAGCACGTGACGAGCGAGTGCACGGCGTCCGGCCGCGCGGACACGTTCCGCGTGGACCTCACGAGCACCGCCCCGGCCGACGCCGCGACCGACCTGCCGTGGTACGTGACCGGTGGTGGGATCTCCGGGACCCCGCCGGGCAACGTCCGCACCGACCTGTTCCTCTACCCGCCGCGCGGGGGGAGCATCCTGAACGTGACCGCCGACGGGACGCTGGTCGGCAGCGCGGTCGTCGAGAACCAGGGCCGTGCCGTCGCGACGCTCCCGCGAGAGATCGCCCCCGGGCAGAGCACGAGCGTGACCTTCACGGTCGCGACCACCGACGGCGGCGGCTCCTCGGACACCCGGTCGCTCGACCTCTGGTCGACCCCGACGGTCGATCAGCCGGGGCTCGCGACGATCGAGGTCCCCGCCTGCGGGTGA
- a CDS encoding peptidase: MSTSRTTLWARGLLVAGLVGATALVGPAANASVENPEPTGGYVETTPPPTIELTVLQPVCDGDVPYLEYDVDVTGTPNDTVTITWLNPSGANVVQAGLPLSGRVLWPGATVDAAGNPTGWPGWVFENGEWVEGGTFGWVRPTVNVLFQVNPETTVSVAYPPSSPNCNTNPPGKTTPPGTTTVGGKVTTVSNKAGAQESGLAATGATVGKFVGVGAALLLVGGGLVLVARRGRKGNA, from the coding sequence ATGAGCACTTCAAGGACCACACTCTGGGCGCGGGGCCTCCTCGTCGCAGGGCTCGTGGGTGCGACGGCTCTCGTCGGCCCTGCGGCGAACGCCTCCGTCGAGAACCCCGAACCGACCGGTGGCTACGTCGAGACGACGCCGCCACCCACGATCGAGCTCACGGTGCTCCAGCCCGTGTGCGACGGCGACGTGCCCTACCTCGAGTACGACGTCGACGTGACCGGGACCCCGAACGACACCGTGACCATCACGTGGCTCAACCCCTCGGGCGCGAACGTCGTCCAGGCCGGGCTGCCCCTCTCCGGCCGCGTCCTGTGGCCCGGAGCCACGGTGGACGCCGCCGGCAACCCCACGGGCTGGCCGGGCTGGGTGTTCGAGAACGGCGAGTGGGTCGAAGGTGGAACGTTCGGCTGGGTGCGCCCGACCGTGAACGTCCTCTTCCAGGTCAACCCCGAGACCACGGTCTCCGTGGCCTACCCGCCGTCGAGCCCCAACTGCAACACGAACCCTCCGGGCAAGACGACTCCCCCGGGGACGACGACCGTCGGCGGCAAGGTCACGACCGTCTCCAACAAGGCAGGCGCCCAGGAGAGCGGGCTCGCCGCGACGGGCGCGACGGTCGGCAAGTTCGTCGGCGTCGGGGCAGCGCTCCTGCTGGTCGGTGGCGGTCTGGTGCTGGTCGCACGGCGCGGCCGCAAGGGCAACGCCTGA
- a CDS encoding glycosyl hydrolase family 18 protein, translating into MHVKLSGHRARVGAALATTTALFATMLVAAASSSAVAADCAPAWSATATYTNGAAVSKDGVNYSAKWWTQNNVPGAEASGPWASQGACGATGGTTGGTTGGTTGGTTGGTTGGTTGGTTGGATGGTTGGTTGGTTGGTTGGTTGGTTGGTTGGTTTPGTPATGHEACRPDGMYKTPGVDVPYCDVYDTAGREKLPNGLDRRVIGYFSNWRTGANGQPRYLASDIPWNKLSHINYAFAHVGADNKISVNAQAAGNASTDMTWPGVAGAEMDPALSYKGHFNLLAKYKKANPGVKVIPAVGGWAETGGYFDANGNRVASGGFYTMTESQAKIDTFADSTVAFIRQYGFDGIDIDYEYPTSNKGAGNPDDFAFSDAKRDKHFQGYVNLLKTLREKLDKAGAEDGEYYMLTTATPSSGWLLRGMEAFQVVQYLDYVNLMSYDLHGAWNEHVGGNSPLFDDGKDPELTAAGVYTAYKGMGYLNGDWAAHYFRGAMPAGRVNLGVGFYTRGFQGVQGGTDGMGGKAVPPAGFTCPAGTNGKCGYGAEGVDNLWFDSDPMGNAVPAGVNPIWHALNLQKGIAGDYAASYKVPTAVTGSYVHHFDPVTKNEWWWNASKKVFLSGDTTQAIGAKTDYVADTGLGGVMIWELAGDYGYNQTKGQYEIGQTMVDLMHSKLSTTTAYGATKANADRVMPKQAIDLGIDYTQFALGDSNYPINPKVVFTNRSKTAIPAGATISFQYGTTDTGEMSDWSGMKTTTTKQGHVGPNVGGLKGDFHTAEFTVPLGGIPAGGSITNQLKWTMPIAQFSNVIVTIAGTSYSTTYDYPRGVTVVEPTGGTGGTTGGTTGGTTGGTTGGTGVCTAVAWSATATYAGGVQVSHGGRTWTAKYWNQGDTPGAQQWGAWADGGSC; encoded by the coding sequence ATGCACGTGAAACTCTCCGGGCACCGCGCCCGGGTCGGCGCGGCCCTCGCGACCACGACGGCGCTGTTCGCGACGATGCTCGTCGCGGCCGCCAGCTCGTCGGCGGTGGCCGCCGACTGCGCCCCGGCCTGGTCGGCGACGGCGACCTACACCAACGGTGCGGCCGTCTCGAAGGACGGCGTGAACTACTCCGCGAAGTGGTGGACCCAGAACAACGTCCCCGGCGCCGAGGCGTCCGGCCCCTGGGCCTCCCAGGGAGCGTGCGGTGCGACCGGTGGCACCACGGGTGGCACGACCGGTGGCACGACGGGTGGCACGACGGGTGGCACGACGGGTGGCACGACCGGTGGCACGACCGGTGGCGCCACGGGTGGCACGACGGGTGGCACGACGGGTGGGACGACCGGTGGCACGACCGGTGGCACCACGGGTGGGACGACCGGCGGGACGACCGGCGGCACGACCACCCCTGGGACCCCTGCGACAGGCCACGAGGCGTGCCGTCCGGACGGCATGTACAAGACCCCGGGCGTTGACGTCCCGTACTGCGACGTCTACGACACCGCGGGCCGCGAGAAGCTGCCCAACGGGCTCGACCGCCGCGTGATCGGCTACTTCTCGAACTGGCGCACGGGGGCCAACGGCCAGCCGCGCTACCTCGCGAGCGACATCCCCTGGAACAAGCTGTCGCACATCAACTACGCGTTCGCGCACGTCGGTGCCGACAACAAGATCTCCGTCAACGCGCAGGCCGCGGGCAACGCGTCGACCGACATGACGTGGCCGGGCGTCGCGGGGGCCGAGATGGACCCCGCGCTGTCCTACAAGGGGCACTTCAACCTGCTCGCGAAGTACAAGAAGGCGAACCCGGGCGTGAAGGTGATCCCCGCCGTCGGGGGATGGGCCGAGACCGGTGGCTACTTCGACGCGAACGGCAACCGTGTCGCGTCCGGTGGGTTCTACACGATGACCGAGTCGCAGGCGAAGATCGACACGTTCGCCGACTCGACGGTCGCGTTCATCCGGCAGTACGGGTTCGACGGCATCGACATCGACTACGAGTACCCCACGTCCAACAAGGGGGCCGGGAACCCGGACGACTTCGCGTTCTCGGACGCCAAGCGTGACAAGCACTTCCAGGGGTACGTGAACCTCCTCAAGACGCTCCGCGAGAAGCTCGACAAGGCCGGGGCGGAGGACGGCGAGTACTACATGCTGACGACCGCGACGCCGTCGTCCGGGTGGCTGCTGCGTGGCATGGAGGCCTTCCAGGTCGTCCAGTACCTCGACTACGTCAACCTCATGTCGTACGACCTGCACGGCGCGTGGAACGAGCACGTCGGCGGCAACTCGCCCCTGTTCGACGACGGCAAGGACCCCGAGCTCACCGCTGCGGGCGTGTACACGGCGTACAAGGGCATGGGCTACCTCAACGGTGACTGGGCCGCGCACTACTTCCGCGGCGCCATGCCGGCGGGCCGCGTGAACCTCGGCGTCGGCTTCTACACGCGCGGTTTCCAGGGCGTCCAGGGTGGCACCGACGGCATGGGCGGCAAGGCCGTCCCGCCCGCGGGCTTCACGTGCCCGGCGGGCACCAACGGCAAGTGCGGCTACGGCGCCGAGGGCGTCGACAACCTCTGGTTCGACTCCGACCCCATGGGCAACGCGGTGCCGGCCGGCGTCAACCCGATCTGGCACGCGCTGAACCTGCAGAAGGGGATCGCGGGCGACTACGCGGCCTCCTACAAGGTCCCGACGGCCGTCACGGGTTCGTACGTGCACCACTTCGACCCGGTCACCAAGAACGAGTGGTGGTGGAACGCGAGCAAGAAGGTCTTCCTGTCCGGTGACACGACGCAGGCGATCGGCGCGAAGACGGACTACGTGGCCGACACGGGCCTCGGCGGCGTCATGATCTGGGAGCTCGCGGGCGACTACGGCTACAACCAGACCAAGGGCCAGTACGAGATCGGCCAGACCATGGTCGACCTCATGCACTCGAAGCTCAGCACGACGACGGCCTACGGGGCCACCAAGGCGAACGCGGACCGGGTCATGCCCAAGCAGGCGATCGACCTGGGCATCGACTACACGCAGTTCGCGCTCGGTGACAGCAACTACCCGATCAACCCCAAGGTCGTGTTCACCAACAGGTCGAAGACCGCCATCCCGGCGGGCGCGACCATCTCGTTCCAGTACGGCACCACGGACACGGGCGAGATGAGCGACTGGTCGGGCATGAAGACGACGACGACCAAGCAGGGCCACGTGGGCCCGAACGTCGGCGGACTCAAGGGCGACTTCCACACGGCCGAGTTCACGGTCCCCCTCGGCGGCATCCCCGCGGGCGGGAGCATCACGAACCAGCTCAAGTGGACCATGCCGATCGCGCAGTTCTCCAACGTGATCGTGACGATCGCCGGTACGTCCTACTCGACGACCTACGACTACCCGCGGGGCGTCACGGTCGTCGAGCCCACGGGCGGGACCGGCGGCACCACGGGCGGCACCACGGGCGGCACGACGGGTGGGACGACCGGCGGTACGGGCGTCTGCACCGCCGTCGCCTGGTCCGCCACGGCGACGTACGCGGGCGGTGTGCAGGTCAGCCACGGCGGCCGCACGTGGACCGCGAAGTACTGGAACCAGGGGGACACCCCGGGGGCCCAGCAGTGGGGGGCGTGGGCCGACGGCGGCTCCTGCTGA